TTTTTATTCTGTTTATCAGAATATTCTGTCCTGCATTGTAAACTGTCCAATAAAAGGTAAGTGAGTAATTTCTTGAAAAGTAATCTTCAGAGTTCCTGTAGCGGCTGTATGTGTAGTCAACAGACACAGAAGGTAAAAAACTACCGTAGCTTGAGATGTAATCGTACCTGTAAGATCCGAGTGTAGACTTTTGTTGGAGTAAATACGGATGATTTTTTTCTGCCAGTTGGATTGCCTCCTCTACCGTAAGACTGTAAGCCGTACAGAAAAAGATCAGGAAAAAGGTAAAAATTTTTCTCATCTAAATTATGCTCTGTTCTGTGAGATTTTTCAGTTTTTCAAACTGTTCTTTTGTAAGTGCACTCTGTATTGTTCTGACTTCTTTTATATTGTAAACAGTCAGTTCAGCTTTTTCTTTGGCTATCTCTATTATCAGATCTTTTATTTTTTTTGAATCTCCTCCATTTATAACAAGATCTGAGAGCTGTTTTTCCTTTTCCTGTATTGATTTTGCCAGCTCTTCCATCTTTTTGTAGTACTTGGAATAGAAGCTGTTGATTATTTTTAGCTGTTCATCAGTGAGACCCAACTCATTTTTATGTTTTTTCAGCACTGGAAGAAAGTTAAATCTTTTTATAAGGAATGCACTGTCCATCCAGTTATCATCATTTATGGTGTCTATTGTGATCTGGTTATTTTCTTCCGGTGTTGGTTCCTCCTGAGCAATAGACATACTTCCTACAACTAATACTACCAGCAAAGATAATATTATCCTCAATTTCAACTCCTTAAGTTTTTTTAACATTAAAATTATACTAAAGTTGATAATGGCTTATAATATTATTTTCTGATAAAAGATTGGAGGTCAGTCTGTTGGATTGGAAAGATACGCTGAATCTGCCTAAAACAGCCTTTCCTATGAAGGGAAACCTTCCTAATAGAGAACCGGAGATACTAAAAAAATGGCAGGAGCTGAATATTTATGAAAAGTTAAGGAAGGAGAGAAAAGGAAAAGAAAAATATATTCTCCACGACGGTCCTCCGTATGCAAATGGGAATATACATCTGGGACATGCTTTAAATAAAATTTTGAAGGATATTCTTGTTAAGTACGAGTCTATGAAAGGAAAAGATGCTCCTTTTGTTCCCGGATGGGACTGCCATGGTCTTCCTATAGAACAGCAGGTAGAAAAACAGCTTCAAAAAGAGAAAAAAAGAAAAGAAGATCTTTCTAAATCACAGTTCAGAAAGCTATGTAGAGAATATGCCTCTAAGTATGTGGATATACAGAGGGAGGAGTTTATAAGATTAGGGATAATAGGAAACTGGGAAAAACCGTATCTAACGATGAGACCTTCCTATCAGGCTCAAGAAATAAGGGAGCTTGGGAAGATTTTTAATTCTGGTATAGCTTACAGAGGTAAGAAACCTGTTTACTGGTGTATATACGACAAAACTGCAGAAGCAGAAGCAGAAGTAGAGTACAAAGATAAAAAAGACCCTTCTATATATGTTTCTTTTGAGCTTGTGGAAAATCCCTTTGGAATAAAAGAAAAGACATACGCTGTTATATGGACTACAACCCCATGGACACTCCCTGCAAACTTAGGAATAATGGTAAATCCTGAGTTTGATTATGATTTTCTGAGATCAGGAGAAAAAGTTTTTATCGTTGCAAAGGAACTTCTGGAAAGCTTTAAAGAAAAAACTGGCATAGAAGGAGAAATAATAAAAACAGTAAAAGGAAGAGAATTAGAGTTTATAGAATACAGACATCCATTCATAGACAGAGTCTCAAAAATATACCTTTCTGAGTTTGTTGAGCTTGGAACAGGTACAGGTCTTGTTCATATGGCTCCCGGGCAT
This genomic stretch from Persephonella hydrogeniphila harbors:
- a CDS encoding Spy/CpxP family protein refolding chaperone; translated protein: MRIILSLLVVLVVGSMSIAQEEPTPEENNQITIDTINDDNWMDSAFLIKRFNFLPVLKKHKNELGLTDEQLKIINSFYSKYYKKMEELAKSIQEKEKQLSDLVINGGDSKKIKDLIIEIAKEKAELTVYNIKEVRTIQSALTKEQFEKLKNLTEQSII